A DNA window from Hemibagrus wyckioides isolate EC202008001 linkage group LG11, SWU_Hwy_1.0, whole genome shotgun sequence contains the following coding sequences:
- the LOC131361625 gene encoding probable G-protein coupled receptor 34 gives MTTALTNTIINRTDMLSNNSFIHHTASELNHSCSLEEDAQRVLFAVLYSLIFLFGLAGNVLALWVFIFLHSRHNSVRIFLINVALADLVLVACLPFRILYHTMGNYWPLGPRMCKVVGNLFYMNMYVSITLLGLISLDRYVKIQGLPKTWASCCHRWLKGSRWSVVACSILWIASLLAVVPMIALAEGNEEQGKCFQYKSRRQARGKAYFNIFMVAIFWLVFLLLVVSYGQIARRLLQVSHDKPDLPNAGHYSRAAKKSFVVLFLFTVCFVPYHAFRGVYVHSQLTETPCEMRRHIDRANEFMLLLSALNSCLDPLMYFVLSASVRKATLSAISRLFCMFNHSTINTSTTEFQRASGSQVPS, from the coding sequence ATGACAACTGCACTGACAAACACCATTATTAACCGAACAGACATGCTGTCAAACAACTCTTTCATCCATCACACAGCCTCAGAACTCAATCATTCCTGCTCTTTGGAAGAAGATGCCCAGCGTGTGCTGTTTGCTGTGCTCTATTCTCTCATCTTCCTATTTGGATTGGCAGGGAATGTGCTGGCTCTCTGGGTCTTCATTTTCCTCCACTCACGCCACAACTCGGTCCGCATCTTCCTCATCAACGTGGCTCTGGCTGACCTAGTGCTTGTAGCCTGCCTGCCATTCCGCATCCTATACCACACAATGGGCAACTATTGGCCCTTAGGGCCCAGGATGTGCAAAGTTGTTGGCAACCTCTTCTATATGAACATGTATGTAAGCATCACCTTGCTTGGTCTTATCAGCCTGGACCGCTATGTCAAGATACAAGGTTTGCCAAAAACATGGGCATCCTGCTGCCACCGCTGGCTAAAGGGAAGCAGATGGAGTGTGGTGGCATGCAGTATATTGTGGATTGCTTCACTTCTAGCTGTGGTGCCTATGATTGCACTGGCTGAGGGCAACGAGGAGCAGGGGAAGTGCTTCCAGTATAAGTCTCGAAGACAGGCACGCGGAAAGGCGTACTTTAACATATTTATGGTGGCCATTTTCTGGTTGGTGTTCTTGCTTCTGGTGGTCTCATATGGGCAGATTGCCCGGCGTCTATTGCAAGTATCCCATGACAAGCCAGACCTGCCTAATGCAGGCCACTACTCCCGTGCTGCTAAAAAGTCATTTGTGGTACTTTTCTTGTTCACCGTCTGCTTCGTGCCTTACCATGCCTTCAGGGGAGTTTATGTGCATTCTCAACTTACTGAGACCCCCTGTGAGATGCGCCGTCATATAGACCGTGCCAATGAGTTTATGTTGCTCCTCTCAGCGCTCAACAGCTGCCTGGACCCTCTGATGTACTTTGTGTTATCAGCTTCAGTGCGTAAGGCCACACTAAGTGCTATTTCCCGTCTGTTCTGTATGTTCAATCACTCCACCATCAACACCTCTACCACAGAGTTCCAGCGGGCATCTGGGTCCCAAGTCCCAAGCTAA